One genomic segment of Amycolatopsis sp. WQ 127309 includes these proteins:
- a CDS encoding lipase family protein yields the protein MEVPVKRKVLLALLSLSTLAAGVAVVGSPAAAAPVPAATAAVGLPGPFDDSFYKAPAPLPAGQPGDVLRWRPSVPLMNAANADAWEVMYLSTNGQGKPDAVTGTILVPKGVDPAKAPIIGYGVGTQGPAFKCTPSKAIERGTLYDQPAINDSLASGYAVAVTDYEGYSPTTVPTYITGQSMGPAVIDSVRAAQRFSPAKLSKAAKVIFQGYSQGGGGAMWAGEKQPTYAPELNLVGVAAGGVPADLTAVAKGLDGYIGFGFLAFAAVGLDAAYPDLKLDSYLNDTGRQQLNDAKKNACVVELLTNYPFKKISDYTTSNPLDTPQWKARLAQNKLGANPPRVPVFQYHASTDEIVNTPQADALHKTYCAAGVREQWNTYVSDHLSGIFAGNGDAHQWIVKRFAGDQAPSNC from the coding sequence ATGGAGGTTCCGGTGAAACGCAAAGTCCTGCTCGCGCTGCTGAGCTTGTCGACGCTGGCGGCGGGAGTGGCCGTCGTCGGCTCCCCGGCGGCCGCCGCGCCCGTCCCCGCGGCCACGGCGGCCGTGGGCCTGCCCGGCCCGTTCGACGACTCCTTCTACAAGGCCCCGGCGCCGCTGCCGGCCGGGCAGCCCGGTGACGTCCTCCGCTGGCGCCCGTCGGTGCCGCTGATGAACGCCGCCAACGCCGACGCCTGGGAAGTCATGTACCTCTCGACCAACGGGCAGGGCAAGCCGGACGCGGTGACCGGCACGATCCTCGTCCCGAAGGGCGTCGACCCGGCGAAGGCGCCGATCATCGGCTACGGCGTCGGCACGCAGGGCCCGGCGTTCAAGTGCACGCCGTCCAAGGCGATCGAGCGTGGCACGCTCTACGACCAGCCGGCCATCAACGACTCGCTCGCCAGCGGGTACGCCGTCGCCGTCACCGACTACGAGGGCTATTCGCCGACGACGGTGCCGACCTACATCACCGGCCAGTCGATGGGCCCGGCCGTGATCGACTCGGTCCGCGCGGCGCAGCGTTTCTCCCCGGCCAAGCTGTCGAAGGCCGCCAAGGTCATCTTCCAGGGCTACTCCCAGGGCGGCGGCGGAGCCATGTGGGCAGGGGAGAAGCAGCCCACCTACGCACCGGAGCTGAACCTGGTCGGCGTCGCGGCGGGCGGCGTCCCGGCCGACCTGACCGCGGTCGCCAAGGGCCTCGACGGCTACATCGGCTTCGGCTTCCTCGCCTTCGCCGCGGTCGGTCTCGACGCCGCGTACCCGGACCTGAAGCTGGACTCCTACCTCAACGACACCGGCCGCCAGCAGCTGAACGACGCCAAGAAGAACGCCTGCGTCGTCGAGCTGCTGACCAACTACCCGTTCAAGAAGATCAGCGACTACACGACGTCCAACCCGCTGGACACCCCACAGTGGAAGGCGCGGCTCGCGCAGAACAAGCTCGGCGCGAACCCGCCGCGCGTGCCGGTGTTCCAGTACCACGCGAGCACCGACGAGATCGTGAACACGCCGCAGGCCGACGCGCTGCACAAGACCTACTGCGCCGCCGGGGTCCGCGAGCAGTGGAACACCTACGTCTCCGACCACCTGTCCGGCATCTTCGCCGGCAACGGGGACGCGCACCAGTGGATCGTCAAGCGGTTCGCCGGTGACCAGGCGCCGTCCAACTGCTGA
- a CDS encoding alpha/beta fold hydrolase produces MTTLSPAGSLRPVRTGTHTFGTAEVTLQDRDRTRPFLLLHGGGGVATMAGFADLLAERTHSRVLLPTHPGFSGTQKPDGLTNVTELAKVYVAMLEELDLTDVTVLGNSFGGWLAAEIALLESPRVSGAVIVDGVGIEVDGHPVTDVRGLTPDELRALSWHDPSRAPVPPAGGTGPSPDVVALLGYTGAAMADPTLAKRLGGLDIPVHVIWGESDGIVTPDYGRAFAAAIPMAKFTLLPRSGHLPQFETPEELLGALLDLGN; encoded by the coding sequence ATGACCACGCTCTCCCCGGCCGGTTCGCTCCGGCCCGTCCGCACCGGGACCCACACGTTCGGCACCGCCGAGGTGACGCTCCAGGACCGCGACCGCACCCGGCCGTTCCTGCTGCTGCACGGCGGTGGCGGCGTCGCGACGATGGCCGGCTTCGCCGACCTGCTCGCCGAGCGCACCCACTCCCGGGTGCTGCTGCCCACCCACCCCGGCTTCAGCGGCACGCAGAAGCCCGACGGCCTGACGAACGTCACCGAGCTGGCCAAGGTCTACGTCGCGATGCTCGAGGAGCTCGACCTCACCGACGTCACCGTGCTCGGCAACTCCTTCGGCGGCTGGCTGGCCGCCGAGATCGCCCTGCTCGAGAGCCCCCGCGTCAGCGGCGCGGTGATCGTCGACGGCGTCGGCATCGAGGTCGACGGCCACCCGGTGACCGACGTCCGGGGCCTGACCCCGGACGAGCTGCGGGCCCTCTCCTGGCACGACCCGAGCCGGGCGCCGGTGCCGCCGGCCGGGGGCACCGGCCCGAGCCCGGACGTCGTCGCCCTCCTCGGCTACACCGGCGCGGCCATGGCCGACCCGACGCTGGCCAAGCGGCTCGGCGGCCTCGACATCCCGGTCCACGTCATCTGGGGCGAGAGCGACGGCATCGTCACCCCGGACTACGGCCGCGCCTTCGCCGCCGCGATCCCGATGGCCAAGTTCACCCTGCTCCCCCGCAGCGGCCACCTCCCCCAGTTCGAGACGCCCGAAGAGCTGCTCGGCGCCCTGCTCGACCTCGGCAACTGA
- a CDS encoding acyl-CoA carboxylase subunit beta has protein sequence MTMTLEDLSFTPTTSFRIADLASRQDEVVRIAEKRAIDRQHAKGKLTARERIDLLVDPGSFVELDQFARHRCTEFGMDANRPYGDGVVTGHATVDGRQICLFSQDFSVFGGSMGEVFGEKVLKVMDLAMTLGCPVVGINDSGGARIQEGVVSLAYYAELGRRNAHASGVIPQISMIMGPCAGGAVYSPAITDFTVMVDETSHMFVTGPDVVHAVTGERVTAQQLGGAGTNSEVAGNAHHRALDEEDAIEWVQTLLGYLPSNNLDLAPEYADDTAPELTAADLELDRLVPDSLNQAYDMTEVLARLVDDGEFTEIHSAFAPNMICAFARIEGRSVGVVANQPRHQAGVIDIDASEKAARFVRFCDAFGIPILTLADVPGYLPGVDQERGGIIRRGAKLIYAYAEATVPKVTVVTRKAYGGGYAVMGSKHLGADVNLAWPTAEIAVMGAEGAVQVLHRRELAGLPEAERATARRRLTEEYRERHASPYLAAERGYVDQVVAPSQTRLQVARALRTLRTKRQTLPAKKHGNIPL, from the coding sequence ATGACGATGACACTCGAAGACCTCTCCTTCACGCCGACGACGTCGTTCCGGATCGCCGACCTGGCCTCCCGCCAGGACGAGGTCGTCCGGATCGCCGAGAAGCGCGCGATCGACCGGCAGCACGCCAAGGGCAAGCTGACCGCCCGCGAACGGATCGACCTGCTGGTCGACCCCGGCTCGTTCGTCGAGCTCGACCAGTTCGCCCGGCACCGCTGCACCGAGTTCGGGATGGACGCCAACCGCCCCTACGGCGACGGCGTCGTGACCGGTCACGCCACTGTGGACGGTCGCCAGATCTGCCTCTTCTCCCAGGACTTCAGCGTCTTCGGCGGCAGCATGGGGGAGGTCTTCGGCGAGAAGGTTCTCAAGGTGATGGACCTGGCCATGACGCTCGGCTGCCCGGTCGTCGGCATCAACGACTCCGGCGGCGCGCGGATCCAGGAAGGCGTCGTCTCGCTCGCCTACTACGCGGAACTGGGCCGCCGCAACGCCCACGCGTCCGGCGTGATCCCGCAGATCTCGATGATCATGGGCCCGTGCGCGGGCGGCGCGGTCTACTCGCCCGCGATCACCGACTTCACCGTGATGGTCGACGAGACGTCGCACATGTTCGTCACCGGCCCGGACGTCGTGCACGCCGTGACCGGCGAGCGCGTGACCGCGCAGCAGCTCGGCGGCGCGGGCACCAACAGCGAGGTCGCCGGCAACGCCCACCACCGGGCGCTCGACGAGGAAGACGCGATCGAGTGGGTGCAGACCCTGCTCGGTTACCTGCCCTCGAACAACCTCGACCTCGCCCCGGAGTACGCCGACGACACCGCTCCCGAGCTGACGGCGGCGGACCTGGAGCTCGACCGGCTGGTGCCGGACTCGCTCAACCAGGCCTACGACATGACCGAGGTGCTCGCGCGGCTCGTCGACGACGGCGAGTTCACCGAGATCCACAGCGCCTTCGCGCCCAACATGATCTGCGCGTTCGCCCGGATCGAGGGCCGCTCGGTCGGCGTCGTGGCCAACCAGCCGCGGCACCAGGCCGGCGTCATCGACATCGACGCGTCCGAGAAGGCCGCGCGCTTCGTCCGGTTCTGCGACGCGTTCGGCATCCCGATCCTCACCCTCGCCGACGTCCCCGGCTACCTGCCCGGCGTGGACCAGGAACGCGGCGGCATCATCCGCCGCGGCGCCAAGCTGATCTACGCCTACGCCGAGGCGACCGTGCCGAAGGTGACCGTGGTGACGCGCAAGGCCTACGGCGGCGGCTACGCCGTGATGGGCTCCAAGCACCTCGGCGCCGACGTCAACCTGGCCTGGCCGACGGCCGAGATCGCGGTGATGGGCGCCGAGGGCGCGGTGCAGGTGCTGCACCGGCGTGAGCTCGCCGGGCTGCCCGAGGCGGAGCGGGCCACCGCCCGGCGCCGGCTCACCGAGGAGTACCGCGAGCGCCACGCGAGCCCGTACCTGGCCGCCGAGCGCGGCTACGTCGACCAGGTCGTCGCACCGTCGCAGACCCGCCTCCAGGTGGCCCGCGCGCTGCGCACGCTGCGGACCAAGCGGCAGACCCTGCCGGCCAAGAAGCACGGGAACATCCCGCTGTGA
- a CDS encoding cyclase produces the protein MSHGIRPLGVLAVAGAAAVALAAPASAAVVPVNLDCQANAPIVGPQQANLVQGTDVTAPATVAPGAAFDIIVDPAPNTVPATVAGFKLKQVKNFALKLPVPANSTYVSAALSGGSGLGSSAPTIAVSGGVATLSFPGPIAGGAAFELPTITFHLKAGTSGTIKTQLAGTSYSNPGLTFTSVVNQIFDISAPTACFPNPSPIFTTTTIA, from the coding sequence ATGTCCCACGGCATCCGTCCCCTCGGCGTGCTGGCGGTGGCCGGCGCGGCCGCGGTGGCCCTCGCGGCCCCGGCGTCCGCGGCGGTCGTCCCGGTCAACCTGGACTGCCAGGCCAACGCGCCGATCGTCGGCCCGCAGCAGGCGAACCTGGTCCAGGGCACCGACGTCACGGCCCCGGCCACGGTCGCGCCGGGCGCGGCGTTCGACATCATCGTCGACCCGGCGCCGAACACCGTGCCGGCCACGGTCGCGGGCTTCAAGCTCAAGCAGGTCAAGAACTTCGCGCTGAAGCTGCCGGTCCCGGCGAACTCGACGTACGTGAGCGCGGCCCTGTCGGGCGGCTCCGGCCTGGGCTCGAGCGCCCCGACGATCGCGGTCTCCGGCGGCGTGGCCACGCTGAGCTTCCCCGGCCCGATCGCCGGCGGCGCGGCGTTCGAGCTGCCGACCATCACGTTCCACCTGAAGGCCGGCACCTCGGGCACCATCAAGACCCAGCTGGCCGGCACGAGCTACAGCAACCCGGGCCTCACGTTCACCTCGGTGGTCAACCAGATCTTCGACATCTCCGCCCCGACGGCCTGCTTCCCCAACCCGAGCCCCATCTTCACCACGACGACGATCGCCTGA
- a CDS encoding YdcF family protein, which translates to MRKLALAGAAVLAWGEWLNRRWSRTLVGRGAGASEAVVVLGYRNPRPTANVVNRWRVRAGLRSAAADARVIFSGGPTGDGAAEARLMADYAKAVLEFDGPVLLEDRSTTTWENITNVLPLLEDVDRIKIVSQPAHALKARAYLRRQRPDLAERLVRADDYRFGEWLLGKPLLAFYGLWTLRRLTAGERKVAPGPETRPGPAG; encoded by the coding sequence ATGCGAAAACTGGCATTGGCCGGAGCCGCGGTGCTGGCCTGGGGCGAGTGGCTGAACCGGCGCTGGTCTCGCACCCTCGTCGGACGCGGTGCGGGCGCGTCCGAAGCCGTGGTCGTGCTGGGCTACCGGAACCCGCGGCCGACGGCGAACGTCGTCAACCGCTGGCGGGTGCGCGCGGGACTCCGGTCCGCGGCCGCTGACGCCCGCGTGATCTTCAGCGGTGGTCCCACCGGAGACGGAGCCGCGGAGGCCCGGTTGATGGCCGACTACGCGAAGGCGGTGCTCGAGTTCGACGGCCCGGTGCTCCTCGAAGACCGGAGCACGACGACCTGGGAGAACATCACGAACGTGCTCCCGCTCCTCGAGGACGTCGACCGCATCAAGATCGTCTCCCAGCCGGCGCACGCGCTCAAGGCCCGCGCGTACCTGCGGCGGCAACGCCCTGATCTCGCCGAGCGGCTCGTGCGGGCGGACGACTACCGCTTCGGCGAGTGGCTGCTCGGCAAACCCCTGCTGGCGTTCTACGGGCTGTGGACGCTCCGCAGGCTCACGGCCGGCGAACGGAAGGTCGCGCCCGGGCCGGAAACCCGGCCCGGGCCCGCTGGGTGA
- a CDS encoding helix-turn-helix domain-containing protein yields the protein MNEPAERGRPAPETGSQARTLWVSLPGEVARRFRPHTDNLGKKILEAIQREVPEYAKPLEGGFGSVIIKAIEEAVIGSIDSIGGRPSTQDKWGAMFREVGRGVHKGGGSLDSLQASYRVGGQAAWRYIAAWGQRTGMPTPLLCVCAEAIFAVIEEISSYSVEGYTVAQTKAAGTLERRRRRLLELILATPPSSPQSIAATAKAAEWKLPEHVNAVALESPDDQHGDLQGLPLHADVLVDLESTQPCLVSANLERDLRLLQPALKGWLLAVGPRVPLADAATSLSWACRTLQLMRQRVIEPSPVVHSTDHLSTVWLMHDDFLLTELSRKVLGPLVGLTAKQQERLGETLMAWLESRGSTPEIAEVLKIHPQTVRYRLNQLTELFGDRLNDPAQRLDMQLALHAHRLRGTRPVDVAQA from the coding sequence ATGAACGAGCCGGCGGAGCGCGGACGCCCGGCGCCGGAGACGGGCAGCCAGGCCCGGACGCTGTGGGTGTCCCTGCCCGGCGAGGTCGCGCGGCGGTTCCGGCCGCACACGGACAACCTGGGCAAGAAGATCCTCGAAGCGATCCAGCGCGAGGTGCCCGAGTACGCCAAGCCCCTGGAAGGCGGCTTCGGCTCGGTCATCATCAAGGCCATCGAGGAAGCCGTCATCGGCTCGATCGACAGCATCGGCGGCCGGCCGTCCACTCAGGACAAGTGGGGGGCGATGTTCCGCGAGGTGGGCCGCGGCGTCCACAAGGGCGGCGGCAGCCTGGACTCGCTGCAGGCCTCCTACCGCGTCGGCGGCCAGGCCGCGTGGCGCTACATCGCGGCGTGGGGCCAGCGCACCGGCATGCCCACGCCGCTGCTGTGCGTCTGCGCCGAAGCGATCTTCGCCGTGATCGAGGAGATCTCGTCGTACTCGGTCGAGGGGTACACGGTGGCCCAGACGAAGGCCGCGGGCACGCTCGAGCGGCGCCGCCGGCGGCTGCTGGAACTGATCCTCGCGACGCCGCCGTCGTCCCCGCAGAGCATCGCCGCCACGGCGAAGGCGGCCGAGTGGAAGCTCCCGGAGCACGTCAACGCCGTGGCGCTGGAATCCCCCGACGACCAGCACGGTGACCTGCAGGGCCTGCCGCTGCACGCGGACGTCCTGGTCGACCTGGAGAGCACCCAGCCGTGCCTGGTGTCGGCCAACCTGGAGCGCGACCTGCGGCTGCTGCAGCCCGCGTTGAAGGGCTGGCTCCTGGCGGTCGGGCCGCGGGTGCCGCTGGCCGACGCGGCGACGTCGTTGAGCTGGGCGTGCCGGACGCTGCAATTGATGCGGCAACGGGTGATCGAGCCGAGCCCGGTCGTGCACAGCACGGACCACTTGAGCACGGTCTGGCTGATGCACGACGACTTCCTGCTCACCGAGCTGAGCCGCAAGGTCCTCGGCCCGCTGGTCGGCCTGACCGCGAAGCAGCAGGAGCGCCTCGGCGAGACGCTGATGGCGTGGCTGGAGTCGCGGGGCAGCACGCCGGAGATCGCGGAGGTGCTGAAGATCCACCCGCAGACGGTGCGGTACCGGCTGAACCAGCTGACGGAACTGTTCGGCGACCGCCTGAACGACCCCGCCCAGCGGCTGGACATGCAACTCGCCCTACACGCCCACCGCCTGCGCGGGACCCGGCCCGTCGATGTCGCCCAGGCGTGA
- a CDS encoding serine hydrolase encodes MQTTVRKGVVVLTVAGALGAALTTAAAAGPPPKSAVQQSLDSLVSQEKFPAALASVTKDGRTTSLVSGSARLGGRVPVPRDGEVRAGSNTKTFTATVVLQLVAEGKVDLDAPIEKYLPGVVRGEGIDGTKITVRQLLQHTSGLPNYTEYIGLEDFGKIQHKFFQPHDLLAAALAHPAKFAPGTRWEYSNTNYLLAGMLIERVTERPVQEQITERVIEKAGLRHTYWPQPGDQTIHGPHPRGYATRTFTDPTIVDATEMDPSWGGAAGQLISTPSDLAQVSRALLDGRLLPPAQLAEMRKTVDAPLLPGWRYGLGLFRVPLSCGGAYWGHGGDIEGYETRGGTTDDGRSVGLAVTALPGTFGDADQAAKAVVATVDTAFCR; translated from the coding sequence ATGCAGACGACGGTGCGCAAGGGCGTAGTGGTGCTGACCGTGGCGGGGGCACTCGGGGCCGCCCTGACGACGGCGGCAGCGGCGGGCCCGCCCCCGAAATCCGCGGTCCAACAGAGCCTGGACTCGCTGGTGAGCCAGGAGAAGTTCCCCGCCGCGCTCGCCTCCGTGACCAAGGACGGCCGGACGACGTCGCTGGTCTCCGGCTCTGCCCGGCTCGGCGGCCGGGTCCCGGTGCCGCGTGACGGCGAGGTCCGGGCGGGCAGCAACACGAAGACGTTCACCGCGACCGTGGTCCTGCAGCTCGTGGCCGAGGGCAAGGTCGACCTGGACGCGCCCATCGAGAAGTACCTGCCCGGCGTGGTGCGCGGCGAAGGCATCGACGGCACGAAGATCACCGTCCGGCAGCTGCTGCAGCACACCAGCGGGCTGCCGAACTACACCGAGTACATCGGACTGGAGGACTTCGGGAAGATCCAGCACAAGTTCTTCCAGCCCCACGACCTGCTCGCCGCGGCCCTCGCCCACCCGGCGAAGTTCGCGCCCGGCACGCGGTGGGAGTACAGCAACACCAACTACCTCCTGGCGGGCATGCTCATCGAGCGCGTGACCGAACGCCCGGTGCAGGAGCAGATCACCGAACGCGTCATCGAGAAGGCGGGGCTGCGCCACACCTACTGGCCGCAGCCCGGGGACCAGACCATCCACGGACCCCACCCGCGGGGTTACGCGACCCGCACCTTCACCGATCCCACGATCGTCGACGCCACCGAGATGGACCCGTCCTGGGGCGGCGCGGCCGGCCAGCTGATCTCGACGCCGAGCGACCTCGCGCAGGTCTCCCGCGCGCTGCTCGACGGCCGGCTGCTCCCGCCCGCGCAGCTGGCCGAGATGCGCAAGACGGTCGACGCGCCGCTGCTGCCCGGGTGGCGCTACGGCCTCGGCCTGTTCCGCGTCCCGCTCAGCTGCGGCGGCGCGTACTGGGGCCACGGCGGTGACATCGAGGGGTACGAAACCCGGGGCGGCACCACGGACGACGGCCGGTCCGTCGGGCTCGCGGTGACGGCGTTGCCGGGCACCTTCGGCGACGCGGACCAGGCGGCGAAGGCCGTCGTGGCCACTGTGGACACCGCGTTCTGCCGGTGA
- a CDS encoding YdeI/OmpD-associated family protein, producing MTSPKTSPRRWPPTRRRPRSSTRWRSFYRKAYLRWIDGTKGKPDVRAARIAEVVGLLADGVKERPRP from the coding sequence GTGACCTCGCCGAAGACCTCGCCGCGGCGCTGGCCGCCGACCCGGCGGCGGCCGCGTTCTTCGACACGCTGGCGCAGTTTCTACCGCAAGGCGTACCTGCGCTGGATCGACGGGACCAAGGGCAAACCGGACGTCCGCGCGGCCCGGATCGCCGAGGTGGTCGGCCTGCTCGCCGACGGCGTCAAGGAGCGCCCGCGGCCGTAG
- a CDS encoding putative quinol monooxygenase — MPEVAADLPPGERPMVAVVRAVPGHEEQLAAAIATLTTAVRGEPGCREFRPFRDVANPGVFYLYEIYADTEAFRVHLATGHVAHFFTELAQHSTSDAGALVQLVEVAPAPPGVR, encoded by the coding sequence ATGCCCGAGGTCGCCGCGGACCTCCCGCCCGGCGAACGGCCCATGGTCGCCGTCGTCCGGGCGGTGCCCGGTCACGAGGAGCAGCTCGCCGCCGCCATCGCGACGCTCACCACCGCGGTACGGGGCGAGCCGGGCTGCCGCGAGTTCCGACCGTTCCGGGACGTCGCGAACCCCGGCGTCTTCTACCTCTACGAGATCTACGCCGACACCGAAGCGTTCCGCGTGCACCTGGCCACCGGGCACGTCGCGCACTTCTTCACCGAACTGGCCCAGCACAGCACTTCCGACGCCGGGGCCTTGGTTCAGCTCGTCGAGGTAGCGCCTGCACCACCCGGCGTCCGGTAG
- a CDS encoding MBL fold metallo-hydrolase, whose amino-acid sequence MSTSLSVTRIGHACQLIDIGGLRVLTDPWFTQTATYYQGEPVVSRVEDLGRLDAVVVTHEHYDHCDLDALVAGGFDLDTPLIGPGTVATIARDKGFRDVRVVEAWEATTVGELTVTAAPGKHGVHEVTFVIQAGGRTVFFGGDSLRVPELDTIPERFGHVDLAILPTNGLCIRPMNLQQVVMDAEEAAGLTAALKPTLAVPHHYAFHSGQLGDRMITKGDQDPRHYADAVARLAPEIEVRLVLPGTPVLVP is encoded by the coding sequence ATGAGCACCTCGTTGAGCGTGACCCGGATCGGGCACGCCTGCCAGCTGATCGACATCGGCGGGCTCCGCGTCCTCACGGACCCGTGGTTCACCCAGACCGCCACCTACTACCAGGGCGAACCGGTCGTCTCCCGCGTCGAAGACCTTGGCCGACTCGACGCGGTCGTCGTCACCCACGAGCACTACGACCACTGCGACCTCGACGCGCTCGTCGCCGGCGGCTTCGACCTCGACACCCCGCTGATCGGGCCGGGTACCGTCGCGACCATCGCGCGGGACAAGGGTTTCCGCGACGTCCGCGTCGTCGAGGCGTGGGAAGCCACCACGGTCGGCGAGCTGACCGTGACCGCGGCGCCGGGCAAGCACGGCGTCCACGAGGTCACCTTCGTGATCCAGGCGGGCGGCCGCACGGTGTTCTTCGGCGGCGACTCGCTGCGCGTCCCCGAGCTCGACACGATCCCGGAGCGCTTCGGGCACGTCGACCTGGCCATCCTGCCGACCAACGGCCTGTGCATCCGGCCGATGAACCTCCAGCAGGTCGTCATGGACGCCGAAGAGGCCGCCGGGCTGACGGCCGCGCTGAAGCCGACGCTGGCCGTGCCGCACCACTACGCGTTCCACAGTGGACAGCTGGGCGACCGGATGATCACCAAGGGCGACCAGGATCCGCGCCACTACGCCGACGCGGTCGCGCGGCTCGCGCCGGAGATCGAGGTCCGGCTGGTCCTGCCCGGCACCCCGGTGCTGGTCCCGTGA
- a CDS encoding helix-turn-helix domain-containing protein, with amino-acid sequence MNDEEQECLAARLRACRERLGLTQRAVADRLGVPRSAVSGIEAGTRKVDSLELKALAGLYQRPVGFFLEEAAGHPSEPARLLRLYQCLAAADRTRLVEYAELLEIARTAHRFTVR; translated from the coding sequence GTGAACGATGAGGAACAGGAGTGCCTGGCCGCGCGGCTGCGCGCGTGCCGGGAACGCCTCGGGCTGACCCAGCGCGCGGTCGCCGACCGGCTCGGCGTGCCGCGGTCGGCGGTCTCCGGGATCGAAGCGGGCACGCGCAAGGTCGACAGCCTGGAGCTCAAGGCCCTCGCCGGGCTCTACCAGCGACCGGTCGGCTTCTTCCTGGAGGAGGCCGCCGGCCACCCGTCCGAGCCGGCGCGCCTGCTGCGGCTCTACCAGTGCCTCGCCGCGGCGGACCGCACCCGGCTCGTCGAGTACGCCGAACTGCTCGAAATCGCGCGTACGGCCCACCGTTTCACCGTTCGTTAG
- a CDS encoding alpha/beta hydrolase family protein: MNLERAGRRRRRRAGLAVLFAAVLLGTGASPVAAAAPVTADDGAKVTQETWLDARTVDLKISSPALGTTGMVRLIVPTGWQAQPTRTWPTLYLLHGCCEPVDYKSWDQFTDVKAFTATKDVILVMPTDGAAGMYSKWWNFGLKSTPDWDTFHTAEVRQIVERGYHGGTRRAVAGVSIGGYGALAYAFQHKGMFGAAASYSGVPNTLFPGTAGVIKGILARAGFYNFFDLWGDEVATWPIWSAHNPYDHTDALRGTALYLSCGNGQTGPLDPPGQSDPLEPSALLTSQSFTDKLKSQGIPATVDYYGPGTHSWPYWQRALHNSWPILATALGLPV, encoded by the coding sequence ATGAACCTCGAGCGGGCCGGGCGCCGACGTCGTCGCCGGGCAGGACTGGCAGTGCTCTTCGCGGCGGTGCTCCTCGGCACAGGTGCCAGTCCGGTGGCCGCCGCGGCTCCGGTGACCGCCGACGACGGCGCGAAGGTGACCCAGGAGACCTGGCTGGACGCGCGCACCGTCGACCTCAAGATCAGCTCGCCCGCCCTGGGCACCACCGGGATGGTCCGGCTGATCGTGCCCACCGGCTGGCAGGCGCAGCCGACGCGGACCTGGCCGACGCTGTACCTGCTGCACGGCTGCTGCGAGCCGGTGGACTACAAGTCCTGGGACCAGTTCACCGACGTCAAGGCGTTCACCGCGACCAAGGACGTCATCCTCGTCATGCCGACCGACGGCGCGGCCGGGATGTACAGCAAGTGGTGGAACTTCGGCCTGAAGAGCACTCCCGACTGGGACACGTTCCACACCGCCGAGGTCCGCCAGATCGTCGAGCGCGGTTACCACGGCGGCACGCGCCGCGCGGTCGCCGGCGTGTCGATCGGCGGGTACGGCGCACTCGCGTACGCCTTCCAGCACAAGGGGATGTTCGGTGCGGCCGCCTCCTACAGCGGGGTGCCCAACACGCTCTTCCCGGGCACCGCCGGCGTCATCAAGGGCATCCTGGCGCGCGCGGGATTCTACAACTTCTTCGACCTGTGGGGCGACGAGGTGGCGACCTGGCCGATCTGGTCGGCGCACAACCCCTACGACCACACCGACGCCCTGCGCGGCACCGCGCTCTACCTCTCGTGCGGCAACGGCCAGACCGGCCCGCTCGACCCGCCGGGGCAGTCCGACCCGCTGGAGCCGTCGGCGCTGCTGACGTCCCAGAGCTTCACGGACAAGCTGAAGTCGCAGGGGATCCCGGCGACCGTCGACTACTACGGCCCCGGCACCCACAGCTGGCCGTACTGGCAGCGCGCCCTGCACAACTCCTGGCCGATCCTCGCGACCGCGCTCGGCCTGCCCGTGTGA
- a CDS encoding MarR family winged helix-turn-helix transcriptional regulator encodes MTYPPAEVALAVKRLQYRHHRALSRALAPLGLSLVQWDTLRHLHREPEASLHDLAALTFQTDQSFGSLATRMADRGLIERVPGPGRAVRHRLTEEGARLRAEGQDRVDGVFGSSFADLTPAQLDQLGGLLDRALGPDPTA; translated from the coding sequence ATGACGTATCCCCCGGCAGAGGTCGCACTGGCCGTGAAGCGCCTGCAGTACCGCCACCACCGCGCGCTGAGCCGGGCACTGGCGCCGCTGGGGCTTTCCCTCGTGCAGTGGGACACCTTGCGCCACCTGCACCGCGAGCCGGAGGCGTCGCTGCACGACCTCGCCGCGCTGACCTTCCAGACCGACCAGTCCTTCGGGTCACTGGCCACCCGGATGGCTGACCGCGGCCTGATCGAGCGCGTCCCGGGACCCGGCCGGGCCGTGCGGCACCGGCTCACCGAAGAGGGCGCGCGGCTGCGCGCCGAAGGCCAGGACCGCGTGGACGGCGTCTTCGGGTCCTCCTTCGCGGACCTGACGCCCGCCCAGCTCGACCAGCTGGGCGGGCTCTTGGACCGCGCCCTCGGCCCCGACCCGACCGCGTGA